One genomic window of Evansella cellulosilytica DSM 2522 includes the following:
- a CDS encoding aspartyl-phosphate phosphatase Spo0E family protein translates to MAESRESLKTKIEDKRKEMIENGNEYGLNHRKTVTNSIELDSLIAKFLKQYGEKK, encoded by the coding sequence ATGGCAGAGAGTAGAGAAAGTCTTAAAACTAAAATTGAAGATAAGAGAAAAGAAATGATAGAAAATGGGAATGAATACGGTTTGAATCATAGAAAAACAGTAACGAATAGTATAGAGCTAGATAGCTTAATTGCTAAGTTTTTAAAGCAGTATGGCGAAAAAAAATAA
- a CDS encoding aspartyl-phosphate phosphatase Spo0E family protein, producing the protein MTRDELHTQINVLKSKMIFIGNAKGLNHPETIKYSQQLDVYLNYYANLEMHNTVNNKSKSALIPLFPQRHFHLVLRFFYRLHGK; encoded by the coding sequence ATGACGAGAGATGAGTTACATACGCAAATAAATGTTTTAAAATCTAAAATGATCTTCATAGGAAATGCGAAAGGGCTTAACCATCCTGAAACGATTAAATATAGCCAACAACTAGATGTGTATTTAAACTACTATGCAAATTTAGAAATGCATAACACAGTAAATAACAAAAGTAAAAGTGCACTTATCCCTCTATTTCCTCAACGCCATTTCCATCTAGTTTTACGATTCTTTTATCGTCTGCATGGAAAGTAA
- a CDS encoding AAA family ATPase produces the protein MEQRLKLIYESFYDLEKELKLAIHDNDVESIRYQLFRSTRLLARTNSLIEQAVEKKEFAHVADYLSCVNTMKETISACYESLAHMYQKQGVDDFAEREWFASIVESEAKPERFIQYAHASLRVHHLFVNKEIKENMERVSQGNVREIMHCIKRVRLTINAITSKHGFMEDANYIVAWVDELEKAINEREDLKDALEKTNEIASLEKAMAQLDELIGLTDMKRKIKDITNWVTFNELRKEQGFKKEEISLHMIFSGNPGTGKTTVARIVANILQAVGVLSKGHLVEVGRSDLVAEYIGQTAVKTMNRINEAKGGVLFIDEAYSLVRGQSGGDFGMEAIDTLVKAMEDERKNLVVILAGYPEEMKGFIRANPGLQSRFKNQIDFEDYSLDELVDITKLLLKQRDYKMTDRALEKFRAILSSSMTKNPDTHGNGRLVRNLIEDAIMCKASIIIARKDNGVELGELDLLDEEVIGLLKENMNIPQEIRQNLIRTFTL, from the coding sequence GTGGAGCAACGATTAAAGCTCATATATGAGTCGTTTTATGATTTAGAGAAGGAATTAAAGCTAGCAATACATGACAATGATGTTGAATCTATCCGTTATCAATTGTTTCGTTCTACAAGACTCCTTGCTAGAACGAATAGTTTAATAGAACAAGCAGTTGAAAAGAAAGAGTTTGCACATGTAGCTGATTACTTATCTTGCGTGAACACCATGAAGGAAACGATTAGCGCTTGCTATGAATCGTTAGCACATATGTATCAAAAGCAAGGGGTAGACGACTTTGCCGAACGAGAATGGTTTGCAAGTATTGTAGAGTCTGAAGCAAAGCCAGAGCGCTTTATACAGTACGCTCATGCATCGTTACGTGTTCACCACCTTTTTGTTAACAAGGAAATAAAAGAAAATATGGAAAGAGTATCGCAAGGGAACGTGAGAGAAATCATGCACTGTATTAAACGGGTGCGCTTAACGATCAATGCGATTACGAGTAAGCACGGATTTATGGAGGACGCCAATTATATTGTTGCCTGGGTCGATGAGTTGGAGAAAGCGATAAATGAGCGAGAAGACTTAAAGGATGCTCTAGAGAAAACGAATGAGATTGCATCTTTAGAAAAAGCGATGGCCCAATTAGATGAGTTAATTGGATTGACTGATATGAAACGGAAGATAAAGGATATAACGAACTGGGTTACCTTTAATGAGCTACGCAAAGAGCAAGGGTTTAAAAAAGAAGAGATTAGTCTCCACATGATTTTTTCCGGGAATCCTGGAACAGGAAAAACGACCGTGGCCCGTATCGTCGCAAACATATTGCAAGCGGTAGGTGTTTTAAGTAAAGGGCATTTAGTAGAGGTTGGACGATCTGATTTAGTTGCGGAATACATCGGGCAAACAGCAGTAAAGACGATGAATAGAATAAACGAAGCAAAAGGTGGCGTTTTATTCATTGATGAAGCCTACTCCCTCGTGCGTGGACAATCAGGTGGCGATTTTGGGATGGAGGCTATCGATACACTCGTGAAGGCGATGGAGGATGAACGGAAAAATTTAGTCGTCATTCTTGCTGGCTATCCAGAGGAAATGAAGGGCTTTATCCGGGCAAACCCAGGGCTGCAATCCAGATTTAAAAATCAAATCGATTTTGAGGATTATAGTCTTGATGAGCTAGTAGACATCACGAAGCTACTTTTAAAGCAACGCGATTATAAGATGACAGATCGAGCATTAGAAAAATTTCGTGCGATCCTCTCATCTTCTATGACGAAAAACCCTGATACACATGGGAATGGTAGGCTCGTAAGAAATTTAATAGAAGATGCAATTATGTGTAAAGCATCCATCATTATTGCAAGAAAAGATAATGGGGTAGAATTAGGGGAGCTTGATTTGCTAGATGAAGAGGTCATTGGATTGTTAAAAGAAAATATGAACATACCACAGGAGATTCGTCAAAATTTAATCAGGACATTTACGTTATAA
- a CDS encoding J domain-containing protein produces the protein MNENMSYYEILGVEPSTPSSDIRKAYVRKIRQYPNETHPKEFQLIRKAYEVLSDESQRAAYDSSGQNDDEYERLFSEAMAMMNNGKYYQASNLFNDIIVRYPGDRVARYYKALSLIEINSSDKALAIAKQLLIEDPNNVDYMELTVLAHEKEKNHDQAIRLLEKLIDRYPEKSEYYLRLSNIFVDTHQYTMSARTLEKKLIKGETIQDFPLLQELFFIYYLDNSYEKGRRVLYRLRNLPQNENERQQMLDWLMDTCDGITPRHHCYDDLVELIRTVNASQYQVVNNWLRQADAAVQTAATSAPVYNETYNQPNNHNNTTTYNQSGTVDDGRGSVFAAVVIGIIASLIFTPFVGIIIGFVYYYNARLIKTVVGCLVGIIIFIIFVMLIAL, from the coding sequence ATGAATGAGAACATGAGCTACTATGAAATTTTAGGCGTTGAACCATCAACACCTTCTTCAGATATTCGTAAAGCATACGTTCGGAAGATAAGACAGTATCCTAATGAAACACATCCTAAGGAATTTCAGCTTATTCGTAAAGCATACGAAGTACTTAGTGATGAGTCGCAACGTGCAGCTTATGACAGCTCTGGCCAAAATGATGATGAATACGAAAGACTTTTCTCTGAAGCGATGGCGATGATGAATAACGGTAAGTATTATCAGGCATCAAACCTTTTTAACGACATTATTGTCCGTTACCCAGGAGATCGTGTTGCCCGTTATTATAAAGCCTTGTCACTCATCGAAATTAATAGCTCAGATAAGGCTTTAGCAATAGCGAAGCAACTCCTTATTGAAGATCCAAATAACGTTGACTATATGGAGTTGACGGTGCTTGCGCATGAGAAGGAGAAAAATCATGATCAGGCAATTCGTCTACTGGAGAAGTTAATTGATCGTTATCCAGAGAAGTCTGAATACTACTTACGATTATCTAATATCTTTGTAGATACACATCAATATACGATGTCAGCACGAACGTTAGAGAAAAAGCTAATTAAAGGCGAAACTATTCAAGATTTTCCTTTACTGCAAGAGTTGTTTTTCATCTACTACTTAGATAACAGCTATGAAAAAGGTAGACGTGTACTATACAGACTTCGGAATCTACCGCAAAATGAAAATGAAAGGCAGCAAATGTTAGATTGGTTAATGGACACTTGTGACGGGATTACCCCAAGGCATCACTGCTACGACGATTTAGTAGAGCTCATACGTACAGTCAATGCAAGCCAGTATCAAGTCGTCAATAATTGGTTGCGTCAGGCGGATGCTGCTGTTCAAACGGCTGCAACGAGTGCCCCTGTATATAACGAAACGTACAATCAACCGAATAATCACAATAACACAACAACTTACAATCAAAGTGGAACTGTTGATGATGGAAGAGGCTCTGTTTTTGCAGCTGTAGTTATTGGTATTATTGCGTCTTTAATATTCACACCATTTGTTGGAATCATTATCGGTTTTGTCTACTACTACAACGCAAGGTTAATAAAAACAGTAGTTGGCTGCTTAGTAGGTATTATTATCTTTATTATATTTGTTATGCTGATAGCGCTATAG
- the grpE gene encoding nucleotide exchange factor GrpE encodes MEYDDKKHKNSLFFSFLQGKKTDVEEKTVKSSSFTRSNKWVDAVVGVKQYQEFTALLSQLIVIDLYIETTNYVKQINKIFLENGYASWAEEGRKTEEKLLNMSSHFKEGEVLMMDASLKAHLIDQLVQTKPLESFYVTEEKLVETSGDVHELLSAVKDDVKKGNRASFKLFQQLEEKFEQFTAQMQQDQHDQMEEAVQSVKKDYDKLQQLLLEMFDQVDVIYQACTKLNDEVMCNEVAKVINKGLLLLEEHGIEEIKVEGELIDGKTMISLGNVPREKYAPHLEKYEVYSVQQRGFRRKDTKEIIRKATVITVD; translated from the coding sequence GTGGAGTATGACGATAAGAAGCATAAAAATTCACTTTTTTTCTCATTTTTACAAGGCAAGAAAACGGATGTAGAGGAGAAAACAGTAAAATCGTCCTCCTTTACCCGGTCAAATAAATGGGTAGATGCAGTAGTTGGGGTAAAGCAGTATCAAGAATTTACAGCGTTATTATCACAGCTCATTGTTATTGATTTGTATATAGAGACAACCAATTATGTAAAGCAAATCAACAAGATTTTTCTAGAAAACGGTTATGCTTCATGGGCAGAAGAAGGTAGGAAAACAGAAGAGAAGCTACTGAACATGAGTAGTCATTTCAAAGAGGGTGAGGTTTTAATGATGGATGCATCTTTAAAAGCGCATTTAATTGATCAATTAGTACAAACGAAACCATTAGAAAGCTTTTACGTAACAGAAGAGAAGCTAGTTGAAACGAGCGGTGACGTTCATGAGCTACTCAGTGCAGTAAAAGACGATGTTAAAAAAGGAAATCGCGCTTCCTTTAAGCTTTTTCAGCAGCTTGAGGAAAAATTTGAGCAATTCACAGCTCAAATGCAGCAGGATCAACACGATCAAATGGAGGAAGCGGTGCAATCTGTTAAAAAGGACTACGATAAGCTGCAACAGCTTTTGTTAGAAATGTTTGACCAAGTAGATGTGATTTATCAAGCTTGCACAAAGCTAAATGATGAAGTCATGTGTAATGAGGTTGCGAAGGTGATCAATAAGGGACTTCTATTACTAGAAGAGCATGGCATTGAGGAAATTAAAGTGGAAGGCGAACTTATTGATGGGAAAACGATGATCAGCTTAGGAAATGTTCCTCGTGAAAAATACGCGCCGCATTTAGAAAAGTATGAAGTATATTCTGTACAGCAGCGTGGGTTTAGACGAAAAGATACGAAAGAAATTATTAGAAAAGCAACGGTCATTACAGTAGATTAA
- a CDS encoding tetratricopeptide repeat protein translates to MFGDAYEVLGISNDAIELEIKRAYNRKIKEFSNEKHPEQFKNIRRAYEILINEASRQKYDTMRTFGPEINRLEADAEHALSKKDLHSATLAYKKILMIEPSLHIYRNELALTLVQQGDLEKGLIQFEKLVTKYPENASYRCNYAHCLQKLGKTNEAVDSFKTAHHLDPNDVNIVFSLVELYIDNHDYEKARFTIESALEEKENEGFHRFYYLFKLIHVDIFERNTEQLERSLARVETLISAHIEESAYVANEFARLAFQLYEVKLYDWAKRLTERAIELDPENEYIQALHESNEENNVKSKEFQYLMDDERILKPVKHPFFLAFHKDEMSDEEFEQSLSIMYENVEYIAKFDPHETIKSLKRVLIKYPHLYESRQEFLEKIQGLANRSLEEQSQYEQLKHDHQVINALKRLIALYLSDVSEEERKHYFDDIIDELTYERTRAVYQSVTRIQSSYPLLYRLNESFFDELKRNAR, encoded by the coding sequence ATGTTTGGGGATGCATATGAAGTATTAGGAATATCGAATGATGCTATAGAATTAGAGATTAAACGCGCATATAACCGGAAAATCAAGGAATTTTCAAACGAAAAACACCCTGAACAGTTTAAAAATATACGTAGAGCATACGAAATATTAATTAATGAAGCATCACGACAAAAGTATGATACGATGAGGACTTTTGGTCCAGAAATTAATAGATTAGAAGCGGACGCTGAGCATGCATTAAGTAAAAAGGATCTACATTCTGCAACATTAGCTTATAAGAAAATATTGATGATTGAACCTTCCTTACATATTTATCGAAACGAGCTTGCGTTAACGCTCGTGCAGCAAGGAGACTTAGAGAAGGGGCTCATTCAATTTGAAAAGTTAGTCACAAAGTATCCGGAAAACGCATCGTACCGTTGTAATTATGCACACTGCTTACAAAAACTCGGGAAAACAAATGAGGCAGTCGATAGCTTTAAGACTGCGCACCATCTTGATCCGAATGATGTCAACATTGTGTTTTCGCTAGTAGAATTGTATATCGATAATCATGACTACGAGAAAGCAAGATTCACCATTGAAAGTGCTCTTGAAGAAAAGGAAAATGAAGGCTTCCATCGTTTTTACTATTTGTTTAAGCTCATTCATGTTGATATTTTTGAACGGAATACAGAGCAGCTTGAAAGATCCCTTGCTAGAGTAGAGACGTTAATATCAGCACATATAGAGGAGTCTGCTTATGTCGCGAATGAATTTGCAAGACTTGCCTTCCAGCTTTATGAAGTAAAGCTTTATGATTGGGCGAAGCGATTAACAGAAAGGGCCATTGAATTAGATCCAGAGAATGAATATATTCAAGCACTGCACGAAAGTAATGAAGAAAATAACGTGAAGTCCAAGGAATTTCAATACTTGATGGACGACGAAAGAATACTGAAGCCAGTAAAGCATCCATTTTTTCTAGCGTTTCATAAGGATGAGATGAGTGATGAGGAATTTGAACAATCGCTATCGATCATGTATGAAAATGTGGAGTACATCGCGAAGTTTGATCCACATGAAACGATTAAATCCTTAAAAAGAGTGTTAATAAAATACCCTCACTTATACGAGAGCCGCCAAGAATTTTTAGAAAAAATACAAGGTTTGGCAAATCGGTCGTTAGAAGAGCAATCACAATACGAACAGTTAAAGCACGATCATCAAGTGATAAACGCATTGAAACGATTAATTGCACTATATTTATCGGATGTTAGTGAAGAGGAAAGAAAGCATTACTTCGACGATATTATCGATGAATTAACCTATGAAAGAACACGGGCAGTGTACCAATCGGTAACGAGGATACAATCAAGCTACCCATTACTATATAGATTGAATGAAAGCTTTTTTGATGAGCTAAAGAGGAACGCGAGATAG
- a CDS encoding ZIP family metal transporter, which produces MWNAIFWGTFAASATLLGALVVLKFSIPKKVIAFIMALGTGALIGATAYELLEDGSLEISSIKEVAIGFLGGALIFTVLDMLISKKGGHKRKHSDRSEHKKEINEKQTSTSAFTSTSAKVAGGTSGVSIFIGTVMDTLPESAMIGMSLIGGESVSLALVVSIFISNIPEGLSSTAGLLKGGFSKKRILFLWLLVVFFSALSSLAGAVLLEMASDSIKAIVSSFAGGAIIAMIASTMMPEAYKEGGPIVGFITAVGLFLSLWLHHL; this is translated from the coding sequence ATGTGGAATGCAATTTTTTGGGGAACATTTGCAGCTTCAGCTACCCTCTTAGGAGCGCTAGTTGTATTAAAATTTTCCATCCCTAAAAAAGTGATCGCGTTTATTATGGCATTAGGGACTGGGGCGCTTATTGGTGCGACTGCATATGAATTACTTGAAGATGGTAGCTTAGAAATTAGTAGCATTAAAGAGGTAGCTATTGGCTTTTTAGGAGGAGCTTTAATATTTACTGTTCTAGATATGCTCATATCAAAAAAAGGAGGTCACAAACGAAAGCATTCGGACAGGTCGGAACACAAAAAAGAAATCAATGAAAAGCAAACTTCTACGTCGGCCTTTACGAGTACTTCTGCTAAGGTTGCCGGGGGAACATCAGGTGTTAGTATATTTATTGGGACAGTAATGGACACTCTTCCAGAGTCAGCAATGATAGGGATGAGTCTCATTGGTGGAGAATCCGTAAGTCTTGCACTTGTTGTTTCCATTTTTATTAGTAACATACCAGAAGGATTATCGAGTACAGCCGGATTACTAAAAGGAGGATTCTCTAAGAAGAGGATACTATTTTTATGGCTGCTCGTTGTCTTTTTCTCTGCACTCAGCTCGCTTGCCGGTGCCGTACTTCTAGAAATGGCATCAGACAGCATTAAAGCAATAGTAAGTAGCTTTGCTGGAGGAGCGATTATTGCTATGATCGCTTCAACGATGATGCCAGAAGCTTATAAAGAAGGTGGGCCAATAGTAGGGTTTATTACTGCAGTAGGTTTGTTCTTGTCACTATGGTTACATCACCTATAG
- a CDS encoding Hsp70 family protein, producing MTVVGIDLGTTNSAIAYLKDGKPAIIENVNGHRTTPSVFQINQNGEIVIGQEAKDTYATLTDQTVMEVKRLMGTDKKVTVAGKEYRPEEISAYILKYLKSAAEDKLGKPVTEAVVTVPAYFSDSQRKATQKAGEIAGLKVERIINEPTAAALAFGIENMDKDQHILVYDLGGGTFDVSVVEMFEGVIEVKASAGNNHLGGMDFDNAIVDWVAEKFEQENGYSIFINAEESEQLSRTAKLKDVAEKAKKILSSQMSTRIQIPFLGIHNNAPIGVDYEITRADFEKIIKEKAQSTLVEVDKALADAKLSQNDIQEILLVGGSTRIPLIQELVEKKFNRTLRKDVNPDEAIALGASVQGAIKSGEIEAKDGLMVIDVCPYTLGTEIVKDVGGQVVPGYFDPIIPRNSTIPISETKRYYTAYDNQDVVVVNVYQGEDQYVKNNIFLSDDIVLENIPKRQARMEAIDVTFTYDINGMLQVEAKVLSTGLVKKEAIQSQAGVMSDVETAASVERVNEEWDQSALYQEVKNVMYRAEKMLDEVDPANKVKIEQLLQQLKTALTNDDTAGVKRYEEELTDLLIELV from the coding sequence ATGACAGTAGTAGGTATAGACTTAGGGACAACAAACTCAGCAATTGCATATTTAAAGGATGGTAAGCCAGCGATTATAGAAAATGTAAATGGCCATAGAACGACACCTTCTGTTTTTCAAATTAACCAAAATGGAGAAATTGTTATTGGTCAAGAAGCAAAGGATACGTATGCTACGTTAACGGACCAAACGGTAATGGAAGTAAAACGATTAATGGGTACGGATAAAAAGGTGACGGTGGCTGGTAAAGAATATCGTCCAGAGGAAATCTCCGCGTACATTTTAAAATATTTGAAGTCAGCGGCGGAGGACAAGCTTGGAAAGCCCGTGACAGAAGCTGTCGTTACTGTTCCAGCTTACTTTTCTGATTCACAGCGAAAAGCGACACAAAAGGCGGGGGAGATCGCTGGTCTAAAGGTAGAAAGAATCATTAACGAGCCAACGGCAGCAGCGCTAGCGTTCGGAATTGAAAATATGGATAAAGACCAACATATTCTCGTTTACGACTTAGGTGGTGGTACGTTTGACGTATCCGTTGTGGAAATGTTCGAAGGTGTTATTGAAGTAAAAGCAAGTGCAGGGAATAATCACCTTGGTGGAATGGACTTTGACAACGCGATCGTTGACTGGGTGGCTGAAAAATTCGAGCAGGAAAATGGGTACAGTATTTTTATTAACGCAGAGGAGTCAGAGCAGCTATCAAGAACCGCAAAGCTGAAGGATGTAGCAGAGAAGGCGAAAAAAATCTTGTCTTCCCAAATGTCTACAAGAATTCAAATTCCTTTCTTAGGTATTCACAATAATGCACCAATTGGTGTTGACTATGAAATTACACGTGCAGACTTTGAGAAAATTATAAAAGAGAAGGCACAATCTACACTTGTTGAAGTGGATAAAGCACTAGCTGATGCGAAATTATCTCAAAATGATATTCAAGAAATTTTACTCGTCGGTGGCTCAACAAGAATACCACTCATTCAAGAACTAGTAGAGAAAAAGTTTAATAGAACTCTTCGTAAAGATGTAAACCCAGACGAAGCCATTGCATTAGGTGCTTCTGTTCAAGGGGCTATAAAGAGTGGGGAAATTGAAGCGAAGGATGGGCTCATGGTCATTGACGTTTGTCCATACACACTAGGAACGGAAATCGTAAAGGATGTTGGTGGACAAGTCGTTCCTGGTTACTTTGATCCAATTATCCCACGTAATAGTACGATTCCAATTAGCGAAACGAAGCGCTATTACACCGCTTACGATAATCAAGATGTCGTTGTTGTTAATGTGTATCAAGGTGAAGATCAGTACGTGAAAAATAACATCTTTTTATCTGATGACATCGTTCTAGAAAACATTCCGAAGCGTCAAGCAAGAATGGAAGCAATCGACGTGACATTCACTTATGATATTAACGGGATGCTTCAAGTTGAGGCAAAGGTATTAAGTACAGGCCTCGTTAAAAAAGAAGCGATTCAATCACAAGCAGGAGTAATGTCTGACGTAGAGACAGCGGCGTCTGTAGAAAGAGTAAACGAAGAATGGGATCAATCAGCATTATATCAAGAGGTCAAAAACGTCATGTATCGTGCTGAGAAAATGCTTGATGAAGTAGATCCAGCAAATAAAGTGAAAATTGAGCAGCTATTGCAACAATTAAAGACAGCTTTAACAAACGATGATACAGCTGGGGTTAAGCGTTACGAAGAAGAATTAACAGATTTATTAATCGAATTAGTATAG